Proteins from a genomic interval of Xanthomonas sp. AM6:
- a CDS encoding UDP-2,3-diacylglucosamine diphosphatase encodes MNKVSSLSPRRAVFVSDVHLGAPHCHARELADFLGGLHCRQLYLVGDIVDFWWMAQRRAVWGAAHQRVIDALHALARSGTELIYVPGNHDRPIRRFCGLALPAMQVRRRAVHETADGRRLLVVHGDDYDAVTQFGGLQEKFGDWLYYRILTGNQLTNRVRRRFGMRYWSLADYLKRQSSAAERYIERFVDAGLSDARRRGLDGVVCGHVHRAGLFERDGLVYANDGDWVESLTALAEEADGTLRLLSHRGEVLTELPPRLRLAQESAWPRAA; translated from the coding sequence ATGAACAAGGTGAGCAGCTTGTCCCCGCGCCGCGCGGTGTTCGTGTCCGACGTGCATCTGGGCGCGCCGCATTGCCATGCGCGCGAGCTGGCCGATTTCCTCGGCGGCCTGCACTGCAGGCAGCTGTACCTGGTCGGCGACATCGTCGACTTCTGGTGGATGGCGCAGCGCCGCGCGGTATGGGGCGCAGCGCACCAGCGCGTGATCGACGCGCTGCATGCGCTGGCGCGCAGCGGTACCGAACTGATCTACGTGCCCGGCAACCACGACCGCCCGATCCGCCGCTTCTGCGGCCTGGCGCTGCCGGCGATGCAGGTGCGCCGGCGCGCGGTGCACGAGACCGCCGACGGGCGCCGGCTGCTGGTGGTGCACGGCGACGACTACGACGCGGTCACCCAGTTCGGCGGCCTGCAGGAGAAGTTCGGCGACTGGCTGTACTACCGCATCCTCACCGGCAACCAGCTGACCAACCGCGTGCGCCGCCGCTTCGGCATGCGCTACTGGTCGCTGGCCGACTACCTGAAGCGGCAGAGCAGCGCCGCCGAACGCTACATCGAACGCTTCGTCGACGCCGGCCTGTCCGACGCGCGCCGCCGCGGCCTGGACGGCGTGGTCTGCGGCCACGTGCACCGCGCCGGCCTGTTCGAGCGCGACGGCCTGGTCTACGCCAACGACGGCGACTGGGTCGAAAGCCTCACCGCGCTCGCGGAAGAGGCCGACGGTACCCTGCGCCTGCTTTCGCATCGCGGCGAGGTGCTGACCGAACTGCCGCCGCGCCTGCGGCTGGCCCAGGAGAGCGCCTGGCCGCGGGCGGCCTGA
- a CDS encoding lysophospholipid acyltransferase family protein: MLALERRLQDRYPHWFAGRRSRLVRPLLRGLQKWSGLDALDAFLDASHELRGFALVQAGLDFLQARYAVAPSPAECIPARGRLLIVANHPSGALDALALLDCVGQVRRDVKIVANDFLWALEGLRELLLPVRILGGAPSPASVRAIEQALEQEQCVIVFPAGEVSRLGWGGVADGRWRRGFTRFALRTATPVLPVRIHARNSALFYGASALFKPAGTALLAREMFARRERRIGLSLGRARALPQGQSDAELMRGLRRELYALGRAGASAPAPSEEPLVQAEDPAAVAAEFATLRSLGQTLDGKQIRVGRLRAGSALLREIGRLRELTFRAVGEGTGRRLDLDDYDTWYDHIVLWDGAAARVVGAYRVARGAPVLAERGLAGFYTAGLFRYGEALLPRIAAGMELGRSFVVPDYWGSRSIDYLWQGIGAYLRDYPQVRYLYGAVSISAALPRQAREQIVAYYARYYGDALGEAASARPFDYSQAPPAFDALDADTAFKVLKGNLDALGAAVPMLYKQYTELCEPGGARFLAFGVDPAFNDAVDGLIELDLQRIRSKKRMRYLERPRSEAEVMA; encoded by the coding sequence GTGCTCGCACTCGAACGTCGTCTGCAGGATCGCTACCCGCACTGGTTCGCCGGCCGCCGCTCGCGGCTGGTGCGGCCGCTGCTGCGCGGCCTGCAGAAGTGGTCGGGCCTGGACGCGCTGGACGCATTCCTGGACGCCAGCCACGAGCTGCGCGGCTTCGCCCTGGTCCAGGCCGGGCTGGATTTCCTGCAGGCGCGCTACGCGGTGGCGCCGAGCCCGGCCGAGTGCATCCCGGCGCGCGGGCGCCTGCTGATCGTGGCCAACCACCCTTCCGGCGCGCTCGACGCGCTGGCGCTGCTGGATTGCGTGGGCCAGGTGCGCCGCGACGTCAAGATCGTCGCCAACGATTTCCTGTGGGCGCTGGAAGGCCTGCGCGAGCTGCTGCTGCCGGTGCGCATCCTCGGCGGCGCGCCGTCGCCGGCCAGCGTGCGCGCGATCGAGCAGGCGCTGGAGCAGGAGCAGTGCGTGATCGTGTTCCCGGCCGGCGAAGTGTCGCGGCTGGGCTGGGGCGGGGTGGCCGACGGGCGCTGGCGCCGCGGCTTCACCCGCTTCGCGCTGCGCACCGCCACGCCGGTGCTGCCGGTGCGCATCCACGCGCGCAACTCGGCGCTGTTCTACGGCGCCTCGGCGCTGTTCAAGCCGGCCGGCACCGCCTTGCTGGCGCGCGAGATGTTCGCCCGCCGCGAGCGCCGCATCGGCCTGAGCCTGGGCCGTGCCCGCGCGCTGCCGCAAGGCCAGTCCGACGCCGAACTGATGCGCGGCCTGCGCCGCGAGCTGTACGCGCTGGGCCGCGCCGGCGCCAGCGCGCCCGCGCCGAGCGAAGAGCCGCTGGTGCAGGCGGAGGACCCGGCCGCGGTGGCGGCGGAGTTCGCCACGCTGCGCAGCCTGGGCCAGACCCTGGACGGCAAGCAGATCCGGGTCGGGCGGCTGCGCGCCGGCTCGGCGCTGCTGCGCGAGATCGGCCGCCTGCGCGAGCTGACCTTCCGCGCGGTGGGCGAGGGCACCGGCCGGCGCCTGGACCTGGACGACTACGACACCTGGTACGACCACATCGTGCTGTGGGACGGCGCCGCCGCGCGCGTGGTCGGCGCCTACCGCGTGGCCCGCGGCGCGCCGGTGCTGGCCGAACGCGGCCTGGCCGGCTTCTACACCGCCGGGCTGTTCCGCTACGGCGAAGCGCTGCTGCCGCGCATCGCCGCCGGCATGGAACTGGGGCGCAGCTTCGTGGTGCCCGACTACTGGGGCAGCCGCAGCATCGACTACCTGTGGCAGGGCATCGGCGCCTACCTGCGCGACTACCCGCAGGTGCGCTACCTGTACGGCGCGGTCTCGATCAGCGCGGCGCTGCCGCGGCAGGCGCGCGAGCAGATCGTGGCCTACTACGCGCGCTACTACGGCGATGCGCTGGGCGAGGCCGCTTCGGCGCGGCCGTTCGACTATTCGCAGGCGCCGCCGGCGTTCGACGCGCTGGACGCGGACACCGCGTTCAAGGTGCTCAAGGGCAACCTCGACGCGCTCGGCGCGGCGGTGCCGATGCTCTACAAGCAATACACCGAACTGTGCGAGCCCGGCGGCGCGCGCTTCCTCGCCTTCGGCGTGGACCCGGCGTTCAACGACGCGGTCGACGGCCTGATCGAACTGGATCTGCAGCGCATCCGCAGCAAGAAGCGCATGCGCTACCTGGAACGGCCCCGCAGCGAAGCAGAGGTGATGGCATGA
- the metK gene encoding methionine adenosyltransferase — translation MSSYLFTSESVSEGHPDKIADQISDAVLDAILTQDKRARVACETLVKTGVAIVAGEITTSAWIDLEALTRKVILDIGYNSSEVGFDGETCGVLNLIGKQSPDINQGVDRKKPEEQGAGDQGLMFGYATRETDSFMPAAIHLSHRLVEQQAKVRKKKNSPLAWLRPDAKSQVTLRYEDGVATAIDAVVLSTQHDPDIKQKHLIEAVREEILKPVLPAKWLHKGTKFHINPTGKFVIGGPVGDCGLTGRKIIVDTYGGWARHGGGAFSGKDPSKVDRSAAYAARYVAKNVVAAGLADRCEVQVSYAIGVAEPTSISVTTFGTGKIADDKIEKLIRKHFDLRPFGIIQMLDLIHPMYQQTASYGHFGRTPKAFTYTDGTGAQHAATAFSWEKTDRADALRADAKLK, via the coding sequence ATGTCCAGCTATCTCTTCACCTCCGAGTCGGTCTCCGAAGGCCACCCGGACAAGATCGCCGATCAGATTTCCGACGCGGTGCTCGATGCCATCCTGACCCAGGACAAGCGCGCGCGCGTGGCCTGCGAAACGCTGGTCAAGACCGGCGTGGCGATCGTCGCCGGCGAAATCACCACCAGCGCCTGGATCGACCTGGAGGCGCTGACCCGCAAGGTGATCCTGGACATCGGCTACAACAGCTCCGAGGTCGGCTTCGACGGCGAGACCTGCGGCGTGCTCAACCTGATCGGCAAGCAGTCGCCGGACATCAACCAGGGCGTGGACCGCAAGAAGCCCGAGGAACAGGGCGCCGGCGACCAGGGCCTGATGTTCGGCTACGCCACCCGCGAGACCGACAGCTTCATGCCGGCGGCGATCCACCTCTCGCACCGCCTGGTCGAGCAGCAGGCCAAGGTCCGCAAGAAGAAGAACTCGCCGCTGGCGTGGCTGCGCCCGGACGCCAAGAGCCAGGTCACCCTGCGCTACGAAGACGGCGTGGCGACCGCGATCGACGCGGTGGTGCTGTCCACCCAGCACGACCCGGACATCAAGCAGAAGCACCTGATCGAGGCCGTGCGCGAGGAAATCCTCAAGCCGGTGCTGCCGGCCAAGTGGCTGCACAAGGGCACCAAGTTCCACATCAACCCGACCGGCAAGTTCGTGATCGGCGGGCCGGTGGGCGACTGCGGCCTGACCGGGCGCAAGATCATCGTCGACACCTACGGCGGCTGGGCGCGCCACGGCGGCGGCGCGTTCTCCGGCAAGGATCCGTCCAAGGTCGACCGTTCGGCCGCCTACGCGGCGCGCTACGTGGCCAAGAACGTGGTCGCCGCGGGCCTGGCCGACCGTTGCGAAGTGCAGGTCTCCTACGCCATCGGCGTGGCCGAGCCGACCTCGATCTCGGTCACCACCTTCGGCACCGGCAAGATCGCCGACGACAAGATCGAGAAGCTGATCCGCAAGCACTTCGACCTGCGTCCGTTCGGCATCATCCAGATGCTCGACCTGATCCACCCGATGTACCAGCAGACCGCCTCGTACGGCCACTTCGGCCGCACCCCGAAGGCGTTCACCTACACCGACGGCACCGGCGCGCAGCATGCCGCCACCGCCTTCTCGTGGGAGAAGACCGACCGCGCCGACGCGCTGCGCGCGGACGCGAAGCTGAAGTAA
- a CDS encoding tetratricopeptide repeat protein yields the protein MPALTNGAAAQARRISITSGVMEKVKPGKESSGRSLRSAWNGLSPIAPAPSGIVVYTPAATASARRQASLGLCCALILLVANGTSIAGNTVSGCPDDRAARTLPDAALCIRHVGLSPSETARGARVEALFAHAKDRLDAGRFEAAEQALDCADATIGEGGDGDERLRYELTRRRGILEFRRERIAQALERFECAATLSRGLGDRGAEARDLNNVGAALRRLGDFRGALRNMTVSLGIQRTQGEVAASVLNNIADVYRELREPGTAMRYYRDALAANRAKGDAIEAAHVQETMAELALDGGETRQALAWLQEALAVYREKGRRVYELRVHDGLIRAALALGDVPQARRWSSSALALADAWKLPLPSALQLQMARTTRLEGNAAAAAARLREALASAASGDPVRVPLLEELARLQESTGDAVAANATLRRANAEATALVRAQHDRQLDWLRIRFETAEQQRTIAQLESENRLRKAQLRQRTLLLWLVLVSGVAAALGVWLLLQRRRQRERLLEAARRVRHEEKLARYRREADALAEDRNLLQTLLDSREDAVCLLDAEGQVLVANRAGRLRLGGADDAEPVGQAVSAFAAEADRPALQSALERMEDSAGQRIAFVAQHGGALLATLEPWTGGDGLVVLALQERGSDAAADTGQAAEQEEGAAAPAMRDAFRRTLVELMLAVIDAWERATGTGRLELAERSRIWRVNIDDGRLRARAMERYLAVSKLPSNPRWRDVLRSAYFVLAHCDGLPADTRAALQSRVDAVLAYTRRDALV from the coding sequence TTGCCCGCACTGACCAACGGCGCCGCCGCGCAAGCGCGTCGCATCTCGATCACGTCGGGGGTCATGGAGAAAGTGAAGCCAGGGAAGGAGTCGTCCGGCCGGTCGTTGCGGTCCGCGTGGAACGGGTTGAGCCCGATCGCGCCAGCCCCTTCCGGCATCGTCGTCTATACGCCCGCCGCGACTGCAAGCGCGCGGCGCCAGGCAAGCCTCGGACTGTGCTGCGCGCTCATCCTGCTCGTGGCGAACGGTACCTCGATCGCGGGAAACACGGTGTCCGGCTGCCCGGATGACAGGGCGGCGCGCACGCTTCCGGATGCGGCGCTTTGCATCCGGCATGTCGGGCTTTCGCCGTCGGAAACAGCGCGCGGCGCGCGGGTGGAAGCGCTGTTCGCGCACGCCAAGGACCGCCTCGACGCTGGCCGCTTCGAGGCCGCCGAGCAGGCGCTGGACTGCGCCGACGCCACCATCGGCGAAGGCGGCGACGGCGACGAGCGCTTGCGCTACGAACTCACGCGCCGCCGCGGCATTCTCGAATTTCGCCGCGAACGCATTGCGCAGGCGCTCGAGCGGTTCGAGTGCGCGGCCACGCTGTCCAGGGGGCTCGGCGATCGCGGGGCGGAGGCGCGCGATCTGAACAACGTGGGCGCGGCGCTGCGCCGTCTCGGCGATTTCCGCGGCGCCCTGCGCAATATGACGGTCAGCCTCGGGATCCAGCGTACCCAGGGCGAAGTCGCGGCGTCCGTGCTCAACAACATCGCCGACGTGTATCGCGAATTGCGCGAGCCCGGCACCGCGATGCGCTACTACCGCGATGCGCTCGCCGCCAACCGCGCGAAGGGCGACGCCATCGAGGCGGCGCATGTGCAGGAGACCATGGCCGAGCTGGCGCTCGACGGCGGCGAGACGCGCCAGGCGCTGGCCTGGCTGCAGGAGGCTCTGGCCGTCTACCGCGAGAAGGGCCGCCGGGTCTATGAGCTGCGGGTCCATGACGGCCTGATCCGCGCGGCGCTGGCGTTGGGCGACGTGCCGCAGGCGCGGCGCTGGAGTTCCAGCGCGCTGGCGCTGGCCGATGCGTGGAAGCTGCCGCTGCCTTCGGCGTTGCAGCTGCAGATGGCGCGCACGACGCGGCTCGAAGGCAACGCCGCCGCCGCCGCGGCGCGGCTGCGCGAGGCGCTGGCATCGGCCGCCAGCGGCGATCCGGTGCGGGTGCCGCTGCTGGAGGAGCTGGCGCGGCTGCAGGAAAGCACGGGCGACGCGGTGGCGGCCAACGCCACGCTGCGGCGCGCGAACGCGGAAGCCACCGCGCTGGTGCGCGCGCAGCACGACCGCCAGCTGGACTGGTTGCGGATCCGCTTCGAAACCGCGGAACAGCAGCGCACCATCGCCCAGCTGGAAAGCGAGAACCGCCTGCGCAAGGCCCAGCTGCGGCAACGCACGCTGCTGCTCTGGCTCGTGCTGGTGTCCGGCGTCGCGGCGGCGCTCGGCGTGTGGCTGTTGCTGCAGCGGCGCCGGCAACGCGAACGCCTGCTGGAAGCTGCGCGGCGGGTCCGCCACGAGGAGAAGCTCGCCCGCTACCGGCGCGAGGCGGACGCGCTGGCCGAGGATCGCAACCTGCTGCAGACGCTGCTCGACAGCCGCGAGGATGCGGTGTGCCTGCTCGATGCCGAAGGGCAGGTCCTGGTCGCCAATCGCGCCGGACGCCTTCGGCTCGGCGGCGCAGACGATGCCGAGCCAGTGGGACAGGCGGTGTCCGCCTTCGCGGCCGAAGCCGATCGTCCCGCGCTGCAGTCGGCGCTGGAGCGGATGGAGGACAGCGCGGGGCAGCGCATCGCGTTCGTCGCCCAGCATGGCGGCGCGCTGCTCGCAACGCTCGAACCCTGGACGGGAGGCGACGGCCTGGTCGTCCTCGCCCTGCAGGAACGCGGCAGCGATGCGGCCGCGGACACCGGGCAGGCCGCGGAGCAGGAGGAGGGCGCCGCCGCGCCTGCGATGCGCGACGCGTTCCGGCGCACGCTGGTCGAACTCATGCTGGCGGTCATCGACGCCTGGGAACGGGCCACCGGGACCGGCCGGCTGGAACTGGCCGAGCGCAGCCGGATCTGGCGCGTGAACATCGACGACGGCCGCCTGCGCGCGCGTGCGATGGAGCGCTATCTGGCCGTCTCCAAGTTGCCAAGCAACCCGCGCTGGCGGGATGTGCTGCGTTCGGCCTATTTCGTGCTCGCGCACTGCGACGGATTGCCGGCGGACACGCGCGCCGCGCTGCAGTCCCGGGTCGACGCGGTGCTGGCCTATACCCGCCGGGACGCGCTCGTCTGA
- a CDS encoding phosphatidylinositol-specific phospholipase C1-like protein — translation MRWLVCVGALLALPALHGGAQEIPAPSESLRIDQLQLLGSHNSYRPYPSARVRRRLRAHAPSEWPALAYGHPSLQAQLALGLLQFELDVAADPRGGLYAAPYAHGRNAAALAAMRTPGAKVLHQPGLDYASHCLRFRDCLAILARWSRAHPRHAPLVVLVNAVDFDPLPGVWPHRTAFDAASLDSLDRDIAGVVGRARLIVPDDVRGAAPTLRAAVLGKRWPTLAQARGRLLFVLDGNPRHEALYRQGHPSLAGRMMFGWYPADAAEAAVLSIEDPQADAALIRARVAQGYIVRTRADVDGVQARTHDRRRAQAALDAGAQWISTDYYAGAPDPQGLGYWLGIAAGLRCDPVSARCDGAGQ, via the coding sequence GTGCGGTGGCTCGTATGCGTCGGCGCGCTGCTCGCGTTGCCGGCCCTGCATGGTGGCGCGCAGGAAATTCCTGCGCCCTCCGAATCGCTGCGGATCGACCAGCTGCAATTGCTCGGTTCGCACAACAGTTACCGGCCGTATCCGTCGGCGCGGGTGCGCCGGCGGCTGCGGGCGCATGCGCCGTCCGAGTGGCCGGCGCTGGCCTATGGCCACCCGTCGCTGCAGGCGCAGCTGGCGCTGGGCCTGCTGCAGTTCGAACTCGACGTCGCCGCCGATCCGCGCGGCGGCCTGTACGCGGCGCCGTATGCGCATGGCCGCAACGCGGCGGCGCTGGCGGCGATGCGCACGCCGGGCGCCAAGGTGCTGCACCAGCCGGGGCTGGACTACGCCAGCCATTGCCTGCGGTTCCGCGATTGCCTGGCGATCCTGGCGCGCTGGTCGCGGGCGCATCCGCGGCACGCGCCGCTGGTGGTGCTGGTCAACGCGGTGGATTTCGATCCGCTGCCGGGCGTGTGGCCGCACCGCACCGCCTTCGATGCGGCCAGCCTGGATTCGCTCGATCGCGACATCGCCGGGGTCGTCGGCCGCGCGCGGCTGATCGTGCCCGACGACGTGCGCGGCGCTGCGCCGACGTTGCGTGCGGCGGTGCTGGGCAAGCGTTGGCCGACCCTGGCGCAGGCGCGCGGGCGGCTGCTGTTCGTGCTCGACGGCAATCCGCGGCACGAGGCGCTGTACCGGCAGGGCCATCCGTCGCTGGCCGGACGCATGATGTTCGGCTGGTACCCGGCCGACGCCGCGGAGGCCGCGGTGCTGTCGATCGAGGATCCGCAGGCCGACGCGGCGCTGATCCGCGCGCGGGTCGCGCAGGGCTACATCGTGCGCACCCGCGCCGACGTGGACGGCGTGCAGGCGCGCACCCACGATCGCCGCCGCGCGCAGGCGGCGCTGGACGCCGGCGCGCAATGGATCAGCACCGACTACTACGCCGGCGCGCCCGACCCGCAGGGGCTGGGCTATTGGCTGGGGATCGCCGCGGGCCTGCGCTGCGACCCGGTCAGCGCGCGCTGCGATGGCGCCGGGCAGTGA
- a CDS encoding histidine-type phosphatase, which translates to MSKRMRWMLWVGLAAATAGAQARPPQRATAPQLQVEQVLMLFRHGVRAPLQGEAAAAALADRPWPVWDTPASLLTAHGRAAVQLSGDYTRQWLVRDGVLPATGCPGAGTVSVYANTDQRTIVSADILAEALAPGCGLQAGHQAQGSDDPLFRPVEAGAVDFDAAAAVASIQRQTGGPGAVLAPYARELRTMQRILGCAPNNQDCDFARMPSSLAPGANGRGIALHGPLDLTSGTAEVFILQYAEGLPLDQVGWGRATRERLGVVSRLHALLFEIYARPQYMAARAGAPLAHRVLDTLGADGAPALTVLVASDTHIAALSGLLDLHFHLPGYGLDDSPPGGALVLEQVRDVRSGQRYVRLRYQAQSLDQLRELTPLGLRTPPLLQTLHVPGCSDARTQLCTLQQFQQVLQAALQRRG; encoded by the coding sequence ATGAGCAAGCGCATGCGCTGGATGCTGTGGGTGGGATTGGCGGCGGCGACGGCAGGCGCGCAGGCGCGCCCGCCGCAGCGGGCGACGGCGCCGCAACTGCAGGTCGAGCAGGTGCTGATGCTGTTCCGCCACGGCGTGCGCGCGCCGCTGCAGGGCGAGGCCGCCGCGGCCGCGCTCGCCGACCGGCCCTGGCCGGTGTGGGATACGCCGGCGAGCCTGCTCACGGCGCACGGCCGCGCCGCTGTGCAGCTGAGCGGCGACTACACCCGGCAATGGCTGGTGCGCGACGGCGTGCTGCCGGCGACGGGCTGCCCCGGCGCCGGCACGGTCAGCGTGTACGCCAACACCGACCAGCGCACCATCGTCAGTGCCGACATCCTGGCCGAGGCCTTGGCGCCCGGCTGCGGGCTGCAGGCCGGGCATCAGGCGCAAGGCAGCGACGATCCGCTGTTCCGCCCGGTGGAGGCCGGCGCGGTGGACTTCGACGCCGCCGCCGCGGTGGCGTCGATCCAGCGCCAGACCGGCGGCCCCGGCGCGGTGCTCGCGCCCTACGCCAGGGAACTGCGCACCATGCAGCGGATCCTCGGTTGCGCGCCGAACAACCAGGACTGCGATTTCGCGCGCATGCCGTCGTCGCTGGCGCCCGGCGCCAACGGCCGCGGCATCGCCCTGCACGGCCCGCTGGACCTGACCTCGGGCACCGCGGAGGTGTTCATCCTGCAATACGCCGAAGGCCTGCCGCTGGACCAGGTCGGCTGGGGCCGCGCCACCCGCGAACGCCTCGGCGTGGTATCGCGGTTGCATGCGCTGCTGTTCGAGATCTATGCGCGCCCGCAGTACATGGCCGCGCGCGCCGGCGCGCCGCTGGCGCACCGGGTGCTGGACACGCTGGGCGCGGACGGCGCGCCCGCGCTGACCGTCCTGGTCGCCAGCGACACCCACATCGCCGCGCTCAGCGGCTTGCTCGACCTGCACTTCCATCTGCCCGGCTACGGCCTGGACGATTCGCCGCCGGGCGGCGCGCTGGTGCTGGAGCAGGTGCGCGACGTGCGCAGCGGCCAGCGCTACGTGCGCCTGCGCTACCAGGCGCAATCGCTGGACCAACTGCGCGAACTGACCCCGCTGGGCCTGCGCACGCCGCCGCTGCTGCAGACCCTGCACGTACCGGGCTGCAGCGACGCCAGGACGCAGCTGTGCACGCTGCAGCAGTTCCAGCAGGTGCTGCAGGCAGCGTTGCAGCGGCGCGGCTGA